The nucleotide sequence tcttcgaaacagttaaacctcaacaagtcaaACCAGGATTGTAgcgtaatatttacattaatttcaataacaaaGTACTGTAGAGACACGTTGTATAacaactaataaaaatattagcgAAAGAATATACTCAGCGACACACAATTtagcccactctccatacaaaattacatattaagtactgcatacatttgacggCTAGATTTTGTGCCGCTCTGAATTGATATTATCAACAACTTGAAAGAACTTAAGTActactaataataatgataaacaaAAAAGAGTTTTACTAAGTAGTCACTTCATAAATAAATGACAGAGTTctcaatttacaaacaacaaaaaagttagtaaacaaataaaaaaaacgggacggtacgataccgaACTTCGATTCCCgattttcatagtagcccccctgggtTGATGCTGATTTCCCTTTGCGGCTAGTACGCAGCGAATTCGTTACGCgctcgcagcgaactcgctgcgcgttcgcccgcaaatcgcaagTGATGAGGCCCTTAACGTACTCACTCACCACCGTAGTGGCTGCGAGCATGAACACTCAAAACACTGCTGCTGGAAAACTGCGCCCCGCACACATCACACATAAACGGCGTGTGCGCACCATGCAGCGTCAGATGCTGATTCAAATACTGCCGCCTTTGGAACTTCTTCTCACAAACATTACAGCTAAACAACCAACTCTTCTTCCCATGCGTTTTCATATGAGTCCGTAAATTAGACGCTTGCGTGCACTTTTTCTTACACACTTTGCACTCGTACGGTTTCTGTCCTGTGTGAATTCGATGGTGGATTTTTAGATCCTgtgtatttttgaaaaatttctcACAAAAATTGCAAGGGTAAGGCCTTTCCGCGCTGTGAGTTCGGGCATGGTTTCTCAGGTGAGAATTGTCTCTAAAGCGTTTGTTGCACACAGAACAGCTGTATGGTTTCTCACCCGTGTGAGTTCTCTGATGGGTCTTTAAATGCGAGCGCTGTGTGAAGCGCTTCGGGCAGAACTCGCAAGCATAAGGCTTCTCCCCTGTGTGAGTCCGTTTGTGGGTGTATAAAGTGTCGTACCGCCTGAACTGTTTGTTACAAACATCGCAAGGAAACGGTTTCTCTCCGGTATGCACGCGTTTATGAGCGTCCAGCGTCTGCCAGATGCGGAACGATCGCTTGCACACGTCACAGGTGTACGGTTTCTCGCCCGTGTGCACCCGACTGTGGATCCGCAGAGAAACTTCCACCCTGAAACTCATGTTGCAGAATGTACAGCGGAAAGGTTTCTCGCCCGTGTGCACTCGGCCGTGCTCGACACACTCCCGCTCAAACCTGAACCTTTTCTTGCACACCTTGCATGAATACAGCTTCTTCTCCTTCTCCCCTGTGTGTTTTCGAACATGTTTCCCTAAAGCCTGGGATGTACGGAACTTTTTCTTGCAAACCTTGCAGGAGAAAGGGTGCTCGCCTAAATGCATTGTCCTAATGTGCATACTCATGGTATGCTTTAGCCGAAACTGTTTCTTGCACACATCACAGATATAAGGTTTCTCGCCCGTGTGCAATCGCACGTGTGCAACCAAGTCATTCTGGAATCTGAACTTTTTCTTGCAAATATCACACGAGACTGGTTTTTTTGGGTGATGACAGACATGATCACCTAATGAGGACAAAGTATCAAATTGTTCTTCGCAAACCCCGCAGTAGTATGTTTCTTCATCAGTCTCAAATGTCTGATTATCATCCAATAAATCTTCACTATCACtattaaaacttttaaattcATCTATAATTTTTATCTTCGCTGTCTTAACTTCATTTCCAATATCAATTCGTTCAAGACTTACGTAGCAGGGCTTTACCATTAGATTTTGTAAGTTATTCTTGTTGGTGTGTTCACTCGATGATTTGTATGGCTTACAAGTTTTACGTTTCATGTGATCAACATACTCCCATGCAGCTTGGAACTGCTGATGGCATATTTCACACGCTACGGCCTGCTCCTTCGCATGCCTTTTCATATGCtttattaaacaatatttcCTTATGGTCGACATGCCACAGTAATCACAAGTATAATAAATCTTTGTAATAATATCTTTAGGTGTTTTTCTATTCATTTGCTCTCGGAATGGATCCCTTTCATGGATCTTTAAATGACTAGTCAAAGATCGTTTTGATTTAACCCCATTTCCGCAAATGTGGCACACAAATTTCCCTtttctctttatttttttttcaattttgatggTATTTAATTCACTCTGCGTATGGGAGAGGATATGGTTCATTAAGCGATGTTTGTAACTAAAACACCTTTGACATATCTGGCATATGAACgcttttttatatgaaacatgTTCTAACTTCACATAGCATGGTGTGAGCGAGATTAGTTCGGTTTTGGGAACTGCAGTTCCATTAGAAACACTAGGTGTTTGAAGGCGCGAAACCTCAGAATCAGAAATCTTCGGAGCATAATTGGACGTTTTTATGGAAATGGAGTCTCGGAGACTAGAAATGCCTTCAGGGTTACAATCCGTCCTGGCTGTTCTATTAACATCAGCATCTCCATCATCAGAATTAGTGACAGAAACATCAGCGTTCTGTACTGCTTTTTTATTAGGCATATTATTACTGGTGTCTTCAAGATTGGGAGAAATGATTCCTAAATTCTTGCACATTTTACTACTGGAGTCTTCAACGCTAGAAGGGACTTCAGCAGAGTTTCGTGCTAAGTCTGTGTTATATATA is from Choristoneura fumiferana chromosome 28, NRCan_CFum_1, whole genome shotgun sequence and encodes:
- the LOC141443952 gene encoding uncharacterized protein gives rise to the protein MAMDLVKEEAAWEAEYVEALWEALYAVHHEARSQATDLASPVARACDAKTRDPQPKTETPDPGGVSASHSTIKDTSTNIPTKTKPAQGVQDIPTRSEEAGIANSARTLEPVPTNVFNQDSSSSNNHNTEVTRNPKDVSNTILEDATNKMCKTEPAWAPQDDPNILEDAILTNVVRTPAPTGDVSTNQPSLEDSSSNNPNATVSQKPNIFVNTHSILVDATNKMCKTEPAWAPQDDPNILEDAILTNVVRTPAPTGDVSTNQPSLEDSSSNNPNATVTQKPNNFVNTHSILEEATNKMCKTEPVCAQDISNSLEDGSVPDIVRTPASSVDVSTTYNSTIYNTDLARNSAEVPSSVEDSSSKMCKNLGIISPNLEDTSNNMPNKKAVQNADVSVTNSDDGDADVNRTARTDCNPEGISSLRDSISIKTSNYAPKISDSEVSRLQTPSVSNGTAVPKTELISLTPCYVKLEHVSYKKAFICQICQRCFSYKHRLMNHILSHTQSELNTIKIEKKIKRKGKFVCHICGNGVKSKRSLTSHLKIHERDPFREQMNRKTPKDIITKIYYTCDYCGMSTIRKYCLIKHMKRHAKEQAVACEICHQQFQAAWEYVDHMKRKTCKPYKSSSEHTNKNNLQNLMVKPCYVSLERIDIGNEVKTAKIKIIDEFKSFNSDSEDLLDDNQTFETDEETYYCGVCEEQFDTLSSLGDHVCHHPKKPVSCDICKKKFRFQNDLVAHVRLHTGEKPYICDVCKKQFRLKHTMSMHIRTMHLGEHPFSCKVCKKKFRTSQALGKHVRKHTGEKEKKLYSCKVCKKRFRFERECVEHGRVHTGEKPFRCTFCNMSFRVEVSLRIHSRVHTGEKPYTCDVCKRSFRIWQTLDAHKRVHTGEKPFPCDVCNKQFRRYDTLYTHKRTHTGEKPYACEFCPKRFTQRSHLKTHQRTHTGEKPYSCSVCNKRFRDNSHLRNHARTHSAERPYPCNFCEKFFKNTQDLKIHHRIHTGQKPYECKVCKKKCTQASNLRTHMKTHGKKSWLFSCNVCEKKFQRRQYLNQHLTLHGAHTPFMCDVCGAQFSSSSVLSVHARSHYGGE